A genome region from Chloroflexota bacterium includes the following:
- a CDS encoding ABC transporter ATP-binding protein, translating into MIELENATKIYDMGEVKVTALDDISFHCQKGEMVSIMGASGSGKSTMMNILGCLDRPTIGSYRLEGQDVSSLKDDNLAVIRNNKLGFVFQSYNLLPKLTAVDNVELPLIYSGQNHRHQRALDALESVGIGKRAHHHPTELSGGEQQRVAIARALVNNPVIILADEPTGNLDTASSRTIMSLLLEQCKKGITVIVVTHEEDIAAYTHRTIYLRDGKVIEEKKR; encoded by the coding sequence ATGATTGAATTAGAAAATGCAACTAAGATATACGACATGGGTGAGGTGAAGGTCACTGCCTTAGACGATATCTCTTTTCACTGCCAGAAAGGTGAGATGGTTTCCATCATGGGGGCATCCGGTTCTGGCAAATCTACCATGATGAACATACTCGGCTGCTTAGATAGGCCGACTATTGGAAGCTATCGCCTGGAGGGACAGGATGTCTCCAGCCTTAAGGACGATAACCTGGCGGTAATAAGAAATAACAAATTAGGTTTCGTTTTCCAGTCTTACAACCTTTTACCTAAATTGACCGCAGTAGATAATGTAGAATTGCCGCTGATATATTCGGGTCAAAATCACAGGCACCAGCGTGCCCTCGATGCCCTGGAATCGGTCGGCATAGGCAAAAGGGCACACCACCACCCGACCGAACTTTCTGGCGGCGAGCAACAAAGGGTAGCAATCGCCCGTGCCCTAGTAAACAACCCTGTGATAATACTTGCTGATGAACCCACCGGTAACCTTGATACCGCCTCGAGCCGCACAATCATGTCTCTTTTACTTGAACAGTGTAAGAAAGGTATTACTGTGATCGTAGTTACCCACGAAGAAGATATAGCAGCATATACTCATAGAACTATCTATCTCAGGGATGGTAAGGTCATCGAGGAAAAGAAACGATGA